A region of Ursus arctos isolate Adak ecotype North America unplaced genomic scaffold, UrsArc2.0 scaffold_31, whole genome shotgun sequence DNA encodes the following proteins:
- the POM121L2 gene encoding POM121-like protein 2, protein MGSYLGKPGSPPSSPAQARTDVAERPPNRRPAQPLHQVRRLPHAHRAHPALRHRPARRPPSWAPAGATAAAAGEAWRRFPMPRSQNSIVGPLPSDWWDSYLKRTIWSIRHPRAAGSPVTIRIAPPERRALPCPSPAKVVDSAGSSPSEKPPDPCAKETVLRALRECKKGRVRFEEALVSEGWPSERRSPGTRPSAFKPLVKKGVLASFVPRPGPLKRSLEPGGSDHSLSKRPSCSSLSSVAGAHPAGPLGARRNAITSSYSSSRAVSEPWKRSAPSASPQTPEWPVKKKGKGHQCHSPIPLESDESPAASSGSGQQSQEIPWRLSSPGDLLSLTPPPQLGDAVPEEDLALGKKGGLQGSGKAGDETTEVTTDSVSETCSALQPCLSLTPPSAGLAPTQGTAPQLESLTKMQESPPALPPSPGEAVSTAHSPVKEGSLLSSQGCSQSEPLPGTSSDWKPTAAFILPTPASPTSPLTDTTGLPSTSQADRTTMPPGLPALSSAELIVQSTLSGMSSPAPHLPASPPPAIASANPTSNPILGLPPKSEIGGSLYSRTSITTATSTTLSIFTPTFKPIFGGIGPLKTMPMIAPFSFKQTSPLATPASTHLLHGLVKATSVVMSTTAASTSKDSSFMPPLDFGVVNVSSTTENTYTIPSTCHTFLLGAACAFRTSFAPATGFVFPPHQRATIPTVHTVTIFSQVLSSAVQISPSKTTANFRGVGSPLSTSALVTTHQASLSSSTSSPTSAFTVPLGSGSRPPFPLSPGATLQLAFGATGGQKQGATQPTLGPSFSSPFIFGNSAVVSPTPTSTPAQPAFSSTTQSPFGGLTPSASTCHLPAGILPNFGSTPAGFPFGQASTTGLGVVARTHQNRACGSVFGSTAPRPFAFGGLVTPMDCGESGIGGTAPDMSSNPGAFSVGTVPSGTTGTITPFGKGCSQNTPGLTNQSTPFVLGMASISARKTMFGARFMSPFAQSTLVPGPVTTSSSLGCGMPSPPAQGCAGRGPFTASASSFSIGAKSKTPKNREQGHSRRHHAHKK, encoded by the coding sequence ATGGGCAGTTACCTGGGCAAGCCGGGGTCCCCGCCGTCGTCCCCCGCGCAGGCGCGCACAGACGTGGCGGAGAGGCCGCCGAACCGCCGGCCGGCTCAGCCCCTTCATCAAGTCCGGCGGCTTCCGCACGCCCACCGCGCCCACCCTGCCCTGCGGCACAGACCTGCCAGGAGGCCGCCCAGCTGGGCTCCTGCCGGAGCCACGGCCGCGGCGGCCGGGGAGGCGTGGCGGCGCTTTCCCATGCCCAGGTCCCAGAATTCCATCGTGGGGCCTCTTCCCTCGGACTGGTGGGACAGTTACCTCAAGCGGACTATTTGGTCAATTCGGCaccccagggcagcagggagcccggtgaCCATCAGGATAGCCCCTCCCGAGCGGAGAGcgctcccctgcccctctcccgcAAAGGTGGTTGACTCTGCAGGGTCCTCACCCTCTGAGAAGCCCCCAGACCCGTGTGCAAAGGAGACGGTGCTGAGGGCCCTCCGAGAGTGCAAGAAAGGGAGAGTGAGGTTTGAAGAAGCACTGGTTTCCGAGGGCTGGCCCAGTGAGAGAAGGAGTCCAGGCACCAGACCATCCGCATTTAAGCCCCTGGTGAAAAAGGGAGTTCTCGCTTCTTTTGTGCCCAGGCCTGGGCCCCTGAAGAGAAGCCTCGAGCCCGGGGGCTCCGATCACAGCTTGAGTAAGAGGCCCAGTTGCTCCTCCCTGAGCTCCGTGGCCGGCGCACACCCAGCTGGCCCACTCGGTGCCAGAAGAAACGCTATCACGAGTTCTTACAGCTCTTCTAGAGCTGTCTCTGAGCCTTGGAAGAGAAGCGCTCCCAGCGCATCCCCGCAGACACCAGAATGGCcagtgaaaaagaaaggaaagggtcATCAGTGTCACTCTCCGATCCCACTGGAATCAGACGAGTCCCCAGCAGCGTCTAGCGGCTCTGGGCAGCAAAGTCAGGAGATTCCATGGCGGCTCTCTAGTCCTGGGGACCTGCTGTCACTGACCCCACCTCCCCAGCTTGGTGATGCAGTCCCTGAAGAGGATCTGGCCTTAGGGAAGAAAGGTGGACTCCAGGGGAGCGGTAAAGCCGGAGACGAGACGACTGAGGTCACCACGGACTCTGTCTCTGAGACGTGCTCTGCTCTTCAGCCTTGCCTGTCTCTTACCCCGCCTTCTGCAGGCCTGGCTCCGACCCAGGGCACAGCGCCGCAGCTGGAAAGCTTAACAAAAATGCAGGAGTCTCCCCCGGCCCTCCCACCATCCCCCGGAGAGGCAGTCAGTACAGCCCATTCCCCTGTGAAGGAGGGCAGCCTCCTGTCCTCACAGGGCTGCTCACAGTCAGAGCCCCTTCCAGGCACCTCTTCAGACTGGAAGCCCACAGCAGCTTTCATCCTTCCGACTCCTGCTTCTCCCACGTCACCACTCACCGACACCACAGGGCTCCCGTCAACCTCTCAGGCTGACAGGACTACCATGCCCCCGGGACTGCCTGCCCTCAGCTCTGCGGAGCTCATCGTGCAGAGTACTCTGTCTGGAATGAGCAGCCCAGCTCCCCATCTTCCTGCGTCTCCACCTCCTGCCATAGCTTCTGCGAATCCCACGTCAAACCCCATTTTGGGGCTCCCACCCAAGAGTGAGATTGGAGGCTCCTTATATTCCAGAACTTCAATCACCACTGCAACATCTACAACTTTGAGCATCTTCACTCCCACCTTCAAGCCTATCTTTGGCGGCATAGGACCACTTAAAACCATGCCCATGATAGCTCCTTTCTCTTTCAAGCAGACCTCTCCTCTAGCTACTCCTGCTTCTACCCATCTCCTCCATGGCCTGGTCAAGGCTACCTCTGTCGTCATGTCCACCACCGCAGCCAGCACATCTAAAGACTCTTCTTTCATGCCGCCTTTGGATTTTGGTGTAGTGAATGTGTCCAGTACCACGGAAAACACTTACACCATCCCTTCGACCTGCCACACTTTCCTTCTTGGGGCTGCCTGTGCCTTCAGGACCAGCTTCGCCCCGGCCACAGGCTTCGTTTTCCCACCACACCAGCGTGCTACCATTCCCACCGTACACACAGTCACCATCTTTAGCCAGGTTCTTTCCAGCGCTGTCCAGATTTCCCCAAGTAAAACCACTGCCAATTTCAGGGGTGTGGGCAGTCCTCTGTCAACCTCAGCCCTGGTAACCACACACCAGGCCTCATTATCATCCAGCACCTCCAGTCCAACCTCAGCATTCACAGTTCCCTTGGGGTCAGGCTCAAGGCCACCCTTCCCACTATCCCCAGGAGCCACTCTCCAGCTGGCATTTGGGGCTACAGGTGGGCAGAAGCAAGGGGCCACCCAACCAACACTTGGCCCAAGCTTCAGTAGCCCTTTCATTTTTGGAAACTCGGCTGTGGTATCCCCAACCCCAACTTCCACTCCAGCTCAGCCAGCCTTCAGCAGTACCACGCAGTCACCCTTTGGGGGTTTGACACCCTCAGCCTCCACCTGTCACCTCCCTGCTGGCATCTTGCCGAATTTTGGCAGCACTCCCGCAGGGTTTCCCTTTGGTCAAGCTAGTACAACTGGTTTGGGGGTTGTGGCCCGGACCCACCAGAATAGGGCTTGTGGCTCAGTGTTTGGCAGCACAGCCCCACGACCTTTTGCCTTTGGGGGATTAGTGACCCCTATGGACTGTGGGGAGTCTGGGATCGGTGGGACTGCCCCAGACATGAGCTCCAACCCTGGAGCGTTCAGCGTTGGAACAGTGCCAAGCGGGACCACTGGCACCATCACACCCTTTGGAAAAGGCTGTAGCCAGAACACCCCAGGCCTCACCAACCAGAGCACACCTTTTGTCTTGGGGATGGCCAGCATTTCTGCAAGAAAAACTATGTTTGGCGCCCGCTTCATGTCCCCCTTTGCTCAGAGCACCCTTGTCCCTGGGCCAGTAACGACAAGCAGCAGCCTTGGCTGTGGGAtgccctctccacctgcccaggGTTGTGCTGGGAGAGGACCTTTCACAGCATCAGCCTCTTCATTTTCCATTGGTGCAAAATCAAAAACCCCGAAGAATCGGGAGCAAGGGCATTCCCGAAGGCATCATGCCCACAAGAAATAG